Within the Flavobacteriales bacterium genome, the region AAACCCTCCTGAAAATCCTGCTGGTGCTGAGCGTGCTCGGTACACTAGGCATTGAGATGACATCCTTCATTGCATTCCTTGGTGCTGCGGGTATTGCCATCGGCATGGCCATGTCGGGCACGTTGCAGAACCTGGCGGGAGGTGTGATGATTCTCATCTTTAAACCTTTCAAGGTAGGTGATGTGATTGAGGCCTCAGGGTACACCGGCACCGTGAAGGAAATCCAGATTTTCAACACCATACTGAACACACCTGACAACAAAACCATCATCATTCCCAACAGCGAACTCGCCACACATTCGCTGGTCAACTATTCGACCGAGGCGAAGCGCAGGGTCGACTGGACCGTCGGTGTAGGATATGGTACCGACCTTTCCAAAGCAAGGGAAGTACTTCTTGCGGTGCTGGATGCCGATCCGCGTATTCTGAAAGAACCCGTACCGCTCATAGCAGTTGCCGCACTGGCCGACAGCTCGGTGAATTTTACCGTACGTGGCTGGGTGATGGCAACCGATTACTGGGCGGTGTTCTTCGAGGTGAATGAGAAGGTGTACAATGCCCTGAACGGCGCAGGTATTGAAATTCCGTTTCCGCAGGTGCAGGTACACATGCAGAAATGATCATTGTGACATTCAGGATTTTTTGCGAGCGACCTTATCGGTATAGCCGATGTGGAACAGGGCATCTCCCTGGTTCACCACCGGCATGTGGTTCACAGCAATGATGTAACCTCCTTCTCGGGCGCGGATCTTTTGGGTGAAGTCACCGAACGGACCATGTAGCAAACCAAGAACGGTTCCTTTCCTGCAGAAAACACCGCTTTCAACCAACGGGTGAAAAAGCCCCGCCACCTTGGCCCTGATCCATCCGCTTCTTTGCAGCACCACCACTTCGTTGGGAGCAGGTGCCTGTCTGATCATGCCGAAGTGTTTGAGGAAACGAAGGGCTCCGTTCACACCTTCTGTGATGGCATGTTCACTAAAACGCAGCGATTCTCCGGCTTCATACACCATCACGCGTTTGCCCATCTTGGTGGCGTACCACCGAAGCGACTTGTCCCTGAGTGGTGAATTGATCACGAACGGTGCTCCGATCGCTTTTGCCAATAGGTCGTTTTCTTTTCCGTCGAGCACACATCGTACCTGCGGGAAGTTACTGCGGCTGGCACCTCCGGTGTGAAAATCCATGATGTGATCCACTTTCGGAAGGATTTTGTGTACGAAATGCCAGGTAACGCGGCTGGCCAACGAACCTGCCCGGTTTCCCGGGAAGCTTCGGTTTACATCCTTTCCGTCCGGTACGGCCCGCGAGAAGTTGATGAACCCGTACACATTCAGAATGGGGATGGCGATCACGGTACCCCGTGTTAGTTTTTTAAAATATTTC harbors:
- a CDS encoding mechanosensitive ion channel, which gives rise to MENFEWNPQALIDSGTSVGFKILVALLVWMIGLWVVKALVKGVNKLMDKRHLDPSLQPFLRSVIQTLLKILLVLSVLGTLGIEMTSFIAFLGAAGIAIGMAMSGTLQNLAGGVMILIFKPFKVGDVIEASGYTGTVKEIQIFNTILNTPDNKTIIIPNSELATHSLVNYSTEAKRRVDWTVGVGYGTDLSKAREVLLAVLDADPRILKEPVPLIAVAALADSSVNFTVRGWVMATDYWAVFFEVNEKVYNALNGAGIEIPFPQVQVHMQK
- a CDS encoding succinylglutamate desuccinylase/aspartoacylase family protein, which gives rise to MQILGTTIAPGESQVLTLNIANLPSRTPIDIPIQVYRAKKEGPIVLFLAGMHGDEAGGIEIIRRLIVQKYFKKLTRGTVIAIPILNVYGFINFSRAVPDGKDVNRSFPGNRAGSLASRVTWHFVHKILPKVDHIMDFHTGGASRSNFPQVRCVLDGKENDLLAKAIGAPFVINSPLRDKSLRWYATKMGKRVMVYEAGESLRFSEHAITEGVNGALRFLKHFGMIRQAPAPNEVVVLQRSGWIRAKVAGLFHPLVESGVFCRKGTVLGLLHGPFGDFTQKIRAREGGYIIAVNHMPVVNQGDALFHIGYTDKVARKKS